Proteins encoded by one window of Chryseobacterium sp. POL2:
- the lysS gene encoding lysine--tRNA ligase yields MQLSEQEIIRRQKLEELGKMGINAFPANEYTITDTTESIKQDFAEGKQVKIAGRLMSRRIQGKASFAELQDSTGRIQVYFNRDEICPGDDKDLYNEVYKKLLDIGDIIGIEGYLFKTQVGEMTVNVKNFTLLAKSLRPLPLPKVDADGNVHDGFTDPEMRYRQRYADLVVNPHVKEIFVKRTKLFNAMRTFFNDAGYFEVETPILQSIPGGAAARPFITHHNALDIPLYMRIANELYLKRLIVGGFDGVYEFSKNFRNEGMDRTHNPEFTVMEIYVAYKDYNWMMDFTEKLLEFCAIQVNGTSNAKFGDQEISFKAPFARVSMTEAIQKFTGFDITGKTEEELFNFAKSIGIEVNETMGKGKLIDEIFGEKCEGNFIQPTFITDYPVEMSPLTKKHRSQEGLTERFELMICGKEIANAYSELNDPIDQRERFEEQMKLSEKGDDEAMFIDQDFLRALEYGMPPTSGLGIGMDRLIMFLTNNPSIQEVLFFPQMKPEKAVPTVELGDDEKLIMEILKSGETMPLNEVKEQTKFSGKKWDKASKTLTKNNLVKVEKIDEVLLMKLA; encoded by the coding sequence ATGCAATTATCTGAACAGGAAATTATCCGTCGCCAGAAGTTAGAAGAACTTGGCAAAATGGGGATTAATGCATTCCCAGCAAACGAATACACAATTACTGATACTACAGAATCTATAAAACAGGATTTTGCAGAAGGTAAACAGGTGAAGATTGCAGGTCGATTAATGTCCAGAAGAATCCAAGGGAAAGCTTCTTTTGCAGAATTGCAGGATTCTACAGGCCGTATTCAGGTGTATTTTAACCGCGACGAAATTTGTCCTGGTGATGATAAAGATTTGTACAACGAAGTTTACAAAAAACTTTTAGACATCGGTGATATTATCGGTATCGAAGGCTATTTGTTTAAAACTCAAGTGGGCGAAATGACAGTGAATGTGAAGAATTTTACACTGTTAGCAAAATCACTTCGTCCGCTTCCGTTACCAAAAGTTGATGCTGATGGAAATGTGCACGATGGTTTTACAGATCCAGAAATGCGTTACAGACAACGTTATGCCGATTTGGTTGTGAATCCTCATGTGAAGGAAATTTTTGTAAAAAGAACAAAATTGTTCAACGCGATGCGAACTTTCTTCAATGACGCTGGATATTTCGAGGTAGAAACGCCAATCTTACAATCAATTCCTGGTGGAGCGGCAGCAAGACCGTTTATCACGCATCATAACGCTTTGGATATTCCCTTATATATGAGAATTGCCAATGAATTGTATCTGAAAAGATTAATTGTTGGTGGTTTTGACGGCGTTTATGAATTTTCTAAAAACTTCAGAAATGAAGGAATGGACAGAACACATAATCCCGAGTTTACCGTAATGGAGATTTATGTAGCTTACAAAGACTACAACTGGATGATGGATTTCACCGAGAAATTATTGGAATTCTGTGCAATTCAGGTAAATGGAACATCAAATGCAAAATTTGGAGACCAGGAAATAAGTTTCAAAGCTCCTTTTGCAAGAGTTTCAATGACGGAAGCGATTCAGAAATTCACAGGATTTGATATAACCGGAAAAACGGAAGAAGAATTGTTCAATTTCGCAAAATCTATTGGTATTGAAGTGAATGAAACCATGGGTAAAGGAAAATTAATTGATGAAATTTTCGGTGAAAAATGCGAAGGAAACTTCATTCAGCCGACTTTCATTACAGATTATCCTGTAGAAATGTCGCCGCTTACAAAAAAACACAGAAGCCAAGAAGGTCTTACAGAGCGTTTCGAATTAATGATTTGTGGAAAAGAAATCGCCAACGCCTATTCGGAATTGAACGATCCAATCGACCAAAGAGAGCGTTTTGAAGAGCAAATGAAATTATCTGAAAAAGGTGATGATGAAGCGATGTTCATCGATCAAGACTTCCTAAGAGCTTTGGAATATGGTATGCCGCCAACTTCAGGTTTAGGAATCGGAATGGATCGATTAATTATGTTTTTAACCAACAATCCTTCTATTCAAGAAGTTCTTTTCTTCCCTCAAATGAAACCAGAAAAAGCTGTTCCAACTGTAGAATTGGGAGATGATGAAAAATTAATCATGGAAATCTTAAAGTCCGGTGAAACAATGCCTTTGAATGAGGTGAAAGAGCAAACCAAATTCTCTGGAAAAAAATGGGACAAAGCTTCTAAAACTTTAACCAAAAATAATCTGGTAAAAGTGGAAAAAATAGATGAGGTTTTATTAATGAAACTGGCTTAA